Proteins encoded by one window of Gambusia affinis linkage group LG17, SWU_Gaff_1.0, whole genome shotgun sequence:
- the LOC122847194 gene encoding kinetochore protein SLK19-like isoform X2, translated as MRRSIQEWQTMEDELTDDDPQSQKNLIKNGDERARDTTRRSITPEDNQTENSPSKERVQQAEKDLRKQQQNTYQLKKEIKLLEVKNFKLSNNFKGISAKFLESATRIEELEGQLKNMEQALAEKTHSLMAETARRRDLSEKVAGLKVYRDRALDAEKLVKELKDDNQRLKIQVDASQLKAITSRNESESLKAELKMQSDILKTKENTIDNFKMVLDAKEKIIDAQKEEIKKQRKVAQETEMEAKRNRQNEETSMKRLKHKDDENLSLRKEITSLHKSLHDFDRKMSKQESKYQVLQEKCERAQTEKANLQKKYQKLKTSAANLEKEIVETQTLLEKSKQETQFYKHRVEQVKIKLVDTKDNSKENKIKFEKDLLRTQEDYMKLKTQREDALTKNRRAAEVLFSNNRKIGIQADIIREQECKIVELTKEVLRLHANEQKFRMVKETYSKVQRLGLNEENGDIILLPDTDKKTEKLTMLRTENRRLSTKLKEKVTEIENLKLEEANLQNVMKCLKSKLDHVPEDVMLQVQESQTTIKALRRQKKALDAEEMDRCI; from the exons ATGAGACGTTCAATACAAGAATGGCAGACCATGGAGGATGAATTAACTGACGATGATCCTCAATCCCAAAAGAACCTCATAAAAAATGGGGATGAAAGAGCCAGAGACACAACGCGGCGATCCATAACGCCAGAGGACAACCAGACAGAAAACTCTCCGTCCAAGGAGAGAGTCCAACAAGCTGAAAAAGATTTAcggaaacaacaacagaacacatatcagctgaagaaggaaattaaattgctggaggttaaaaattttaaactttccaaCAACTTTAAAGGGATTTCCGCTAAATTTCTGGAAAGTGCAACTAGGATTGAGGAACTAGAAGGTCAGttaaaaaacatggaacaagcTCTTGCAGAGAAGACACATTCTCTCATGGCTGAAACTGCACGGAGGCGTGACTTGTCTGAGAAAGTGGCAGGACTGAAGGTGTACAGAGATCGAGCCCTTGATGCAGAAAAACTGGTGAAAGAGCTGAAAGACGACAACCAAAGATTGAAAATACAGGTAGATGCGTCTCAGCTAAAAGCAATCACATCTAGAAATGAATCAGAGAGCCTGAAAGCTGAGCTTAAGATGCAGTCTGATATATTGAAAACTAAAGAGAACACAATTGACAATTTTAAGATGGTCTTGGATGCAAAGGAAAAGATAATTGATGCTCAGAAGGAGGAGATTAAGAAACAACGCAAAGTTGCACAAGAGACAGAAATGGAGGCAAAAAGAAATCGCCAGAATGAAGAAACTTCTATGAAGCgactaaaacacaaagatgatgAAAATCTGAGCCTACGAAAGGAAATCACGTCACTACACAAGTCtttgcatgattttgacagGAAGATGTCTAAACAAGAGTCGAAATACCAAGTCCTCCAGGAGAAATGTGAACgtgctcaaacagaaaaagcaaacctacagaaaaaatatcaaaagctAAAAACTTCTGCAGCAAATCTTGAGAAAGAGATTGTTGAAACCCAGACACTCCTGGAAAAGTCCAAGCAAGAGACTCAATTTTATAAGCATCGGGTGGAGCAGGTCAAGATAAAGCTGGTTGACACGAAAGACAacagcaaggaaaataaaatcaaatttgagAAGGACCTCCTGCGTACACAGGAAGATTACATGAAACTGAAAACGCAGAGAGAAGACGCTCTgaccaaaaacagaagagctgcagaagtacttttcagcaataacagaaaaattggAATACAGGCTGATATCATTCGTGAACAGGAATGCAAGATTGTAGAACTAACTAAGGAAGTTCTGCGACTCCATGCAAATGAGCAGAAATTCAGAATGGTTAAAGAAACGTATTCTAAGGTGCAAAGGCTGGGGCTAAATGAGGAGAATGGAGATATTATACTTCTCCCAGACACGGACAAGAAAACGGAAAAACTCACAATGCTTCGCACTGAGAACCGCAGATTGTCCacaaaactgaaagagaaagtgacagaaattgAAAATCTAAAGCTTGAGGAGGCGAATCTCCAGAATGTGATGAAGTGTCTCAAGTCTAAGTTAGACCATGTGCCGGAAGATGTAATGCTTCAAGTTCAGGAGAGTCAGACCACCATCAAAGCTCTTAGAAGGCAGAAAAAAGCACTAGATGCAGAG GAGATGGACCGCTGTATCTAA
- the LOC122819300 gene encoding uncharacterized protein LOC122819300: protein MDPGQEKDQQDDQLEAHSVAPPADGSPTLEEHPDDGKDFGKVWSDVFPQMSDTMVSGGHGKESRCSSSSSGSSSQNEVGNKCTSSSSENEIGNDSTTSSRPTVDHTYAASQLLEVLPPNFKNLWDIEMAQKRQEGISQLASLEPTHGLDKQEEPISSPDDTRPIGISQRHQVGLVGDVAHVTSVTSLNQKRSKDSDSEEEPPVKKTRDTVAEEELSSKRTSESDGAEEESPSKRTRTCDDEEEPVLCPSQGTVHEDSFQSSPVSNPSPMTFWLDHFYSPFSISPESTSEDPILSSPVFSPLPRLTREGPIVSVHAISPPVSEDSVFSRPPSTEYEDPIVSSPVVSPSLSTYCKIPSMSFPCICVWMKSQMDKEEEPRPSTSGIGSDRIRERVTSRQVWFRPHYDLSSDSD from the exons ATGGATCCTGGCCAGGAGAAGGACCAGCAGGATGATCAGCTGGAAG CTCATAGTGTAGCGCCCCCAGCAGATGGATCCCCAACGTTGGAGGAACATCCAGACGACGGTAAGGATTTTGGTAAGGTGTGGTCAGATGTTTTCCCTCAGATGTCTGACACCATGGTTTCTGGAGGTCATGGAAAGGAGTCTAGGTGTAGTTCCAGCTCCAGTGGTAGCTCCAGTCAAAATGAGGTTGGTAATAAGTGTACTAGCAGCTCCAGTGAGAACGAGATAGGTAATGATTCTACTACCAGTTCCCGTCCGACAGTGGACCATACTTACGCTGCATCACAGCTGCTTGAGGTTCTTCctccaaattttaaaaacctatGGGACATTGAGATGGCTCAGAAGCGTCAAGAGGGCATTTCTCAATTGGCCTCACTTGAACCCACACATGGCCTTGACAAGCAGGAAGAGCCCATTTCGAGTCCAGATGACACCAGACCTATTGGTATCTCACAACGTCATCAGGTAGGTTTGGTAGGGGATGTGGCTCACGTGACATCTGTTACCAGCTTAAACCAAAAGAGGTCAAAGGACAGCGACTCTGAAGAGGAGCCTCCTGTCAAGAAGACCAGGGACACCGTGGCTGAAGAGGAGCTCTCCTCCAAGAGGACCAGTGAGAGTGATGGTGCTGAAGAGGAGTCCCCCTCCAAGAGGACCAGGACTTGCGATGATGAAGAGGAACCTGTCCTCTGTCCCTCACAAGGGACGGTGCATGAGGATTCTTTTCAGTCATCTCCTGTCTCCAATCCCTCCCCCATGACATTCTGGCTGGATCACTTTTATTCACCCTTCAGCATTTCACCTGAGAGTACATCTGAGGATCCCATTCTGTCCTCCCCTGTCTTCAGTCCCTTACCCAGATTGACACGTGAAGGTCCCATTGTGTCAGTTCATGCCATCAGTCCCCCAGTCAGTGAAGATTCTGTCTTCAGTCGTCCACCAAGCACAGAGTATGAGGATCCCATTGTGTCTTCCCCTGTCGTTAGTCCTTCACTATCCACATACTGCAAAATTCCAAGTATGTCATTCCCTTGCATATGTGTGTGGATGAAGTCTCAAATGGACAAAGAAGAGGAACCAAGACCTTCAACATCTGGAATTGGATCTGACAGAATTAGAGAAAGAGTGACTTCCAGACAAGTGTGGTTTAGACCTCACTACGACTTGTCAAGTGATTCTGATTAG
- the LOC122847194 gene encoding kinetochore protein SLK19-like isoform X1, whose product MRRSIQEWQTMEDELTDDDPQSQKNLIKNGDERARDTTRRSITPEDNQTENSPSKERVQQAEKDLRKQQQNTYQLKKEIKLLEVKNFKLSNNFKGISAKFLESATRIEELEGQLKNMEQALAEKTHSLMAETARRRDLSEKVAGLKVYRDRALDAEKLVKELKDDNQRLKIQVDASQLKAITSRNESESLKAELKMQSDILKTKENTIDNFKMVLDAKEKIIDAQKEEIKKQRKVAQETEMEAKRNRQNEETSMKRLKHKDDENLSLRKEITSLHKSLHDFDRKMSKQESKYQVLQEKCERAQTEKANLQKKYQKLKTSAANLEKEIVETQTLLEKSKQETQFYKHRVEQVKIKLVDTKDNSKENKIKFEKDLLRTQEDYMKLKTQREDALTKNRRAAEVLFSNNRKIGIQADIIREQECKIVELTKEVLRLHANEQKFRMVKETYSKVQRLGLNEENGDIILLPDTDKKTEKLTMLRTENRRLSTKLKEKVTEIENLKLEEANLQNVMKCLKSKLDHVPEDVMLQVQESQTTIKALRRQKKALDAEYDMRQKINENVELLCLLPVGLLPSEPNVTGKRFIHHHGRPC is encoded by the exons ATGAGACGTTCAATACAAGAATGGCAGACCATGGAGGATGAATTAACTGACGATGATCCTCAATCCCAAAAGAACCTCATAAAAAATGGGGATGAAAGAGCCAGAGACACAACGCGGCGATCCATAACGCCAGAGGACAACCAGACAGAAAACTCTCCGTCCAAGGAGAGAGTCCAACAAGCTGAAAAAGATTTAcggaaacaacaacagaacacatatcagctgaagaaggaaattaaattgctggaggttaaaaattttaaactttccaaCAACTTTAAAGGGATTTCCGCTAAATTTCTGGAAAGTGCAACTAGGATTGAGGAACTAGAAGGTCAGttaaaaaacatggaacaagcTCTTGCAGAGAAGACACATTCTCTCATGGCTGAAACTGCACGGAGGCGTGACTTGTCTGAGAAAGTGGCAGGACTGAAGGTGTACAGAGATCGAGCCCTTGATGCAGAAAAACTGGTGAAAGAGCTGAAAGACGACAACCAAAGATTGAAAATACAGGTAGATGCGTCTCAGCTAAAAGCAATCACATCTAGAAATGAATCAGAGAGCCTGAAAGCTGAGCTTAAGATGCAGTCTGATATATTGAAAACTAAAGAGAACACAATTGACAATTTTAAGATGGTCTTGGATGCAAAGGAAAAGATAATTGATGCTCAGAAGGAGGAGATTAAGAAACAACGCAAAGTTGCACAAGAGACAGAAATGGAGGCAAAAAGAAATCGCCAGAATGAAGAAACTTCTATGAAGCgactaaaacacaaagatgatgAAAATCTGAGCCTACGAAAGGAAATCACGTCACTACACAAGTCtttgcatgattttgacagGAAGATGTCTAAACAAGAGTCGAAATACCAAGTCCTCCAGGAGAAATGTGAACgtgctcaaacagaaaaagcaaacctacagaaaaaatatcaaaagctAAAAACTTCTGCAGCAAATCTTGAGAAAGAGATTGTTGAAACCCAGACACTCCTGGAAAAGTCCAAGCAAGAGACTCAATTTTATAAGCATCGGGTGGAGCAGGTCAAGATAAAGCTGGTTGACACGAAAGACAacagcaaggaaaataaaatcaaatttgagAAGGACCTCCTGCGTACACAGGAAGATTACATGAAACTGAAAACGCAGAGAGAAGACGCTCTgaccaaaaacagaagagctgcagaagtacttttcagcaataacagaaaaattggAATACAGGCTGATATCATTCGTGAACAGGAATGCAAGATTGTAGAACTAACTAAGGAAGTTCTGCGACTCCATGCAAATGAGCAGAAATTCAGAATGGTTAAAGAAACGTATTCTAAGGTGCAAAGGCTGGGGCTAAATGAGGAGAATGGAGATATTATACTTCTCCCAGACACGGACAAGAAAACGGAAAAACTCACAATGCTTCGCACTGAGAACCGCAGATTGTCCacaaaactgaaagagaaagtgacagaaattgAAAATCTAAAGCTTGAGGAGGCGAATCTCCAGAATGTGATGAAGTGTCTCAAGTCTAAGTTAGACCATGTGCCGGAAGATGTAATGCTTCAAGTTCAGGAGAGTCAGACCACCATCAAAGCTCTTAGAAGGCAGAAAAAAGCACTAGATGCAGAG TATGATATGAGGCAGAAAATCAATGAAAACGtggagctcctctgccttctccctgtGGGCCTGCTGCCATCTGAACCCAACGTTACAGGAAAACGGTTCATTCACCATCATGGGAGgccatgctaa